From the Clostridium sp. Marseille-P299 genome, one window contains:
- a CDS encoding nitroreductase family protein: protein MEILEAMRKRHSVRSYDDRKITGETKEKLQQMIATCNKESGLHMQLVLNEEKAFDGFMAHYGKFSGVKNYIALVGTNNSELEEKCGYYGEKIVLYAQQLGLNTCWVALTFSKIKDAFIVEKGEKLCVVIAIGYGKTQGVERKSKSYEDVCKVNGAAPDWFRKGIDAALLAPTAMNQQKFKFILNENKVKAKAGIGFYSKIDLGIAKYHFEIGAQKENFIWE, encoded by the coding sequence ATGGAAATTTTAGAAGCAATGAGAAAGAGACATTCTGTACGTTCATATGATGACAGAAAAATTACTGGAGAAACAAAAGAGAAATTACAGCAAATGATAGCAACTTGCAATAAAGAAAGTGGCCTTCATATGCAATTAGTTTTAAATGAAGAGAAAGCATTTGATGGGTTTATGGCTCACTATGGTAAATTCTCTGGTGTAAAAAACTATATAGCACTGGTTGGAACAAACAATTCTGAATTGGAAGAAAAATGTGGATATTATGGCGAAAAGATTGTCTTATATGCACAACAACTTGGACTTAATACTTGCTGGGTTGCTCTTACTTTTAGTAAAATTAAAGATGCATTTATCGTTGAAAAAGGTGAAAAACTATGCGTTGTGATTGCCATTGGTTATGGAAAGACTCAAGGAGTGGAACGTAAGTCAAAGTCTTACGAGGATGTGTGTAAAGTAAATGGTGCTGCACCAGATTGGTTTAGAAAAGGAATTGATGCCGCATTACTTGCTCCAACTGCAATGAACCAGCAAAAGTTTAAATTTATTTTAAATGAAAATAAAGTGAAGGCAAAGGCAGGAATAGGTTTTTATAGTAAAATAGATCTTGGAATAGCGAAGTACCATTTTGAAATTGGTGCCCAAAAAGAGAATTTTATATGGGAATAG
- a CDS encoding N-acyl homoserine lactonase family protein, with protein sequence MIKIHILQTGRVSVDIGVPLKQKNPFAVTGFFRSAKHRVWLPVTTYLIEHPDGLVLIDTGWHTSKRNITVKRKFGLLPISYADLPKGMAINEQLDRLGYKTSDLDYVFISHMDGDHIDGLRLVKDAKNIMVSREEWQDSQMKRYSFRYHPELWNGVEVGTFEFTNKGIGPFGKSFDVFGDGSIQLVSTPGHSHGLFTTLIQGKEKFIAIIGDTGYMKKSWEEIWIPGLTVDKDAAIRSLKWVQNISRKQTCEAILATHDPSIKPHTIEI encoded by the coding sequence ATGATTAAAATTCATATATTACAAACAGGGCGGGTATCTGTAGATATTGGAGTGCCCTTAAAACAGAAGAATCCATTCGCTGTAACAGGATTTTTTAGAAGTGCCAAACATCGAGTTTGGTTACCTGTAACAACTTACCTGATAGAGCATCCCGATGGGCTGGTATTAATTGATACTGGATGGCATACAAGCAAACGAAATATTACAGTGAAACGTAAATTTGGTTTGCTACCTATTAGCTATGCAGACTTACCAAAAGGCATGGCAATCAATGAGCAGCTAGATAGGTTAGGATATAAAACGTCTGACCTTGATTATGTATTCATTAGTCACATGGATGGTGATCATATCGATGGATTAAGGCTTGTAAAAGATGCAAAAAATATTATGGTATCCCGTGAGGAATGGCAAGATAGTCAGATGAAAAGATATAGTTTTCGATATCATCCCGAATTATGGAATGGTGTAGAAGTTGGTACATTTGAATTTACAAACAAGGGTATCGGCCCTTTTGGTAAAAGTTTTGATGTATTTGGGGATGGAAGCATACAATTAGTAAGTACTCCAGGGCATTCTCATGGACTATTTACTACACTAATCCAAGGAAAAGAAAAATTTATTGCTATTATTGGTGATACAGGTTATATGAAAAAGTCATGGGAAGAAATATGGATACCAGGACTTACTGTCGATAAGGATGCAGCAATACGTTCTCTTAAGTGGGTTCAAAATATTAGTAGGAAGCAGACTTGTGAAGCAATTTTAGCAACTCATGATCCGAGTATTAAGCCGCACACAATAGAAATATAG
- a CDS encoding kinase, producing MDKKAKIIILRGNSGSGKTTVARLLQKKFGHGTLLISQDVIRREILYVKDGIETKALPLLIELVKYGKENCDIVILEGILKADWYRELFEQIKMEFGQEIYAYYYEVPFEETLKRHQTKPNCNEFGEEEMKRWWNEKDYIDIIPEKIITTEFSLNKTVDMIFQDVVNELF from the coding sequence ATGGATAAGAAGGCTAAAATAATAATTCTTAGAGGTAACTCGGGAAGTGGTAAAACTACAGTAGCAAGATTGTTGCAGAAAAAATTTGGTCACGGTACATTACTAATATCACAAGATGTGATACGAAGGGAAATTCTATATGTAAAAGATGGGATAGAAACAAAGGCACTTCCATTACTCATAGAACTTGTAAAGTATGGTAAGGAAAATTGTGATATTGTTATTCTGGAAGGAATTTTAAAAGCGGACTGGTATAGAGAACTATTTGAACAAATCAAAATGGAATTTGGTCAAGAGATTTATGCATACTACTACGAAGTACCTTTTGAGGAGACGCTAAAACGCCATCAAACTAAGCCAAATTGCAATGAATTTGGAGAAGAAGAAATGAAACGTTGGTGGAATGAAAAAGATTACATTGATATTATCCCAGAAAAGATAATAACTACAGAATTTAGTTTGAATAAGACTGTGGATATGATTTTTCAGGATGTAGTGAATGAATTATTTTAA
- a CDS encoding HD domain-containing protein, with product MPTRKEAELELQLANELNPGPWINHSKNVAKAAETIAQLCNLDADKAYILGLLHDIGRRNGPSAVKHTIDGYRYMLSKNWNEVAGICLTHSYPTKNIYQDIGNMDIDQEDQKEMERFISKHNYTDYDKLIILCDSLALPDRLCILEQRFVDTTIRYGVFPFTVLRWIATYEFKSYFEAKMNCSLYDILPEIRESIQ from the coding sequence TTGCCAACAAGAAAGGAAGCGGAATTAGAATTGCAATTAGCGAATGAATTAAATCCTGGTCCGTGGATTAATCATTCTAAAAATGTAGCAAAAGCAGCAGAAACGATAGCGCAATTATGTAATCTAGACGCAGATAAAGCGTATATTTTAGGATTACTTCATGATATAGGAAGAAGAAATGGTCCTTCTGCCGTAAAACATACTATAGATGGATATCGTTATATGTTATCGAAAAATTGGAATGAAGTCGCAGGTATTTGTTTGACGCATTCTTATCCAACAAAAAATATATATCAGGATATTGGAAACATGGATATTGATCAAGAAGATCAAAAAGAGATGGAGAGATTTATTAGTAAACATAACTATACTGATTATGATAAGCTGATTATTTTATGTGACTCTTTGGCATTACCAGATAGATTATGTATTCTAGAACAGCGTTTTGTTGATACCACAATAAGATATGGTGTATTTCCGTTTACTGTTTTACGATGGATAGCTACTTACGAATTCAAAAGCTATTTTGAAGCTAAAATGAATTGTTCTTTATATGACATACTTCCGGAAATTAGAGAATCAATACAATAA
- a CDS encoding ArsR/SmtB family transcription factor, which produces MKDLNTIEDIERLREELQACQKTLLAMGDETRQHLLLIMLSSECSGIRVVDLAKKTNLSRPAVSHHMQILKDAGIVKSRKEGTLIYYYLDPEDIEIDKMIRLFNDIKRIMKNVPDRSGDD; this is translated from the coding sequence ATGAAAGATTTGAATACAATTGAAGATATCGAACGATTAAGGGAAGAACTTCAAGCTTGTCAGAAAACTCTACTAGCTATGGGAGATGAGACGAGGCAACATTTACTTTTAATTATGCTTAGTAGCGAATGTAGTGGTATTCGAGTAGTGGACTTAGCTAAAAAAACTAATCTTTCAAGACCAGCAGTATCTCATCATATGCAGATATTAAAAGATGCTGGGATTGTAAAATCACGTAAAGAAGGAACATTAATTTATTACTATTTAGACCCAGAAGACATTGAAATTGATAAGATGATACGTCTTTTTAATGATATAAAAAGAATTATGAAGAATGTTCCAGACAGGAGTGGTGATGATTAA
- a CDS encoding NERD domain-containing protein — MLLFLSILIIFGIYFSKNNRFKKGSYYKITHNPFLFTIFDAGRNGEYQIYNRLRNHENMGGKFLFNCYLPKENGETTEIDVLLINSNGIYVFESKNYSGWIFGDEKAKNWTQVLPKGRGRSHKERFFNPIIQNKVHIKWLRNIVGEEIPVYSIIAFSERCTLKKINVTSQDVQVINRHMILSAVNKVENTQSRKLSMEEINELYNKLYPFTQVTEEQKLQHVQNIKKNYKTPNLENDDVSINNATDENISATPICPKCGAQLVLRTAKKGMNAGQQFYGCSNYPKCRFIR; from the coding sequence ATGCTATTATTTTTAAGTATACTAATAATTTTTGGAATATATTTTTCTAAGAATAACCGATTCAAAAAAGGAAGCTACTATAAGATAACTCATAATCCATTTTTGTTTACAATATTTGATGCGGGTCGGAATGGGGAATACCAGATTTATAATCGACTTCGTAATCATGAAAATATGGGAGGGAAATTTCTGTTTAACTGTTATCTACCAAAGGAAAATGGAGAAACAACAGAGATTGATGTACTTCTTATTAATTCCAACGGAATTTATGTTTTTGAAAGTAAAAATTATAGTGGTTGGATTTTTGGAGATGAAAAAGCAAAAAATTGGACACAGGTATTACCAAAGGGGAGAGGCCGGTCCCATAAAGAACGTTTCTTTAATCCTATCATACAGAACAAGGTACATATTAAATGGTTGCGTAACATAGTGGGAGAGGAGATTCCAGTTTATTCTATCATTGCATTTTCCGAAAGATGTACATTAAAAAAGATTAATGTAACTAGTCAAGACGTACAGGTGATAAATAGACATATGATATTAAGTGCTGTTAATAAGGTAGAAAACACACAGAGTAGGAAATTGAGTATGGAAGAAATTAATGAATTATATAATAAATTATATCCATTCACACAGGTGACTGAAGAACAGAAACTTCAACATGTTCAAAACATAAAAAAGAATTATAAAACTCCTAATTTAGAGAATGATGACGTAAGCATTAATAACGCAACGGATGAAAATATATCAGCAACCCCGATATGTCCTAAATGTGGCGCGCAGTTAGTATTACGAACAGCTAAAAAGGGAATGAATGCAGGACAACAATTTTATGGATGTTCGAATTATCCTAAGTGTAGGTTTATTCGTTAA
- a CDS encoding cysteine hydrolase family protein: MVLLVVDTQKLITNENLYKFNTFVSNVKDLIHEAREHSIEVIYVRHDDGIGNELTKGMVGFEIYEEFQPMNDEKIFDKTVNSAFKESGLLEYLREKGENDIIIVGLQTDFCIDATIKCGFEHGFHIIVPAYANTTVNNQFMSAEQSYQYYNDFMWKGRYAECITIDETVKKMRLFNFHA; encoded by the coding sequence ATGGTTCTATTAGTCGTTGATACACAAAAGTTAATCACAAATGAAAACTTATATAAGTTCAATACGTTTGTTTCTAATGTAAAGGATCTGATACATGAAGCACGGGAACACAGTATTGAAGTAATCTATGTTCGCCACGATGATGGTATTGGAAATGAACTAACAAAAGGAATGGTTGGCTTTGAAATCTATGAAGAATTCCAACCAATGAACGATGAAAAGATATTTGATAAAACGGTTAACAGTGCTTTTAAAGAAAGCGGCTTATTAGAATACTTAAGAGAAAAAGGAGAAAACGATATAATTATCGTTGGGCTACAAACGGATTTTTGTATTGATGCAACAATTAAATGCGGGTTTGAACATGGTTTTCATATTATCGTTCCTGCATATGCAAATACAACAGTAAATAATCAATTTATGTCAGCTGAACAAAGCTATCAATATTACAATGACTTCATGTGGAAAGGTAGATACGCAGAATGTATCACTATTGACGAGACAGTAAAAAAAATGCGTTTGTTTAATTTCCATGCTTAA